In Asterias rubens chromosome 17, eAstRub1.3, whole genome shotgun sequence, the genomic window CTGAAATGAGattcatttttattgaaaataatatttgaaaaagaGGCGGGATGGATACCGAATGTTTTCCcgctttaaataattaaatagacGAAGGGAAAAAAAGATGGATCCtcatattatttaattttacagCGCAACTAATTATTTAGTCTTAATTCCAAAAGACTACGTGTTATTAACCATAattcttttctttattttaattattctcAGGAGCGTGGAGGGTCGGACACATTCAACCATGAGTCCCTTACCTTGAAGTACAAATTAGACAACGAGTTCGAACTCATTTTTGTTGTAAGTATTACCTCCCCCCCGGCCTTTAGAAGGGATGAATTACATACTTGGATCTTTCTCTCAGATTTTTTGTCCTGAATGCTAGTGTCAGGCCAATACCCACAATTTGGGTGCCGATGGGCGCACAATTTCGTTGaagaaaattttaatttgtttgtctcacaaaaaaacataaaatgtttaAGATAAActccaagaagaaaatattcctaagaccttgtttcaattcagtggCTTCGGCTTAACATCCAGACACTAAGGTTAAGAATGTCCCACAgttaaacaaattagttttgaaataaaaatgtttctctTCTTTTTCCTCACAGGTCGCCTACCAAAAAATTCTCTCGCTTTCCTACGTGGATAAATTTATCGACGACATCCACCTCGAATTCAGGGATAAATACAAAGAGGATTTAAAGATCGGGAGCTTGTTTGGAAAATTTGACTTCACGAATGAGTTCCAACGAGTTCTGCAGATGGCGGAGAGGGAGAATAGGGACAAGGCTAAGCTAGGGAAACAGGTGAGTGACCGATTAGGGATTGAATGACTGATTGGGGATTGGTTTACTGATTGGGGATTCGTTGACTGATTAGGGATTGGATGACTGATTAGGGATTGGTTGACTGATTAGGGATTGGTTGACTGATTAGGGATCGGATGACCGATTAGGGATTGGATGACTGATTGGGGATTGGATGACTGATTAGGGATTGGTTGACTGATTAGGGATCGGATGACCGATTAGGGATTGGATGACTGATTAGGGATTGGATGACTGATTGGGAACTGGATGACTGACTGGGACTTGGATGACTGAGTGGGGATTGGATTATTGTTGTGAACGGATGACTGATTGGGAattggatgaccgattgaggatTGGTTGACTGATTGGGTATTGGATGTCTGATTTGGGATTAGATTACTGATTTGGGATTTCATGGAGTTAAAAATTTAAGAGTGGTAATtcctcacaaaaataattggcGCTTTGAGATGTCGTTTAGGCAATTTGAGCTATATATAACAACTGAGTataattactcgaaacaaaataattcaatcTAATGATGATCTTTTCATCTTATGTGACAGATGCGGACATTTGAGGAGTCTCAGAAGTCCAAGAAAACTATAGCTTCCATGAAGATTGAACCCAAGaaagaagagaaaaataaaagtaacaaaGCCAAGAAAGCAGGTGAGActgaaaaatatttattttgactttGCAATCTTGAAAAATAACTTACTTGGAATCTAGTGACTTCCACATGCTTTGTGGTTGCGTAAATTTGCATTGCTACAAACCGACACAAACCTTACTTATTAATTTAGGACAAAAGGACCCATATACTGAAATGCAGTTCAAAGTCCCCACTGTAagaaaactaataaaaaatacCCCAGAATTTTGTAGGAAAGCTTGATTTAAAAATGTGTCAACTTTAAAAGCTGTTTTCTCCGCTTGCTACTTTTACTGGTGTCTGAGTATGTTTCAATTGTGGCGTTGGTGACAATATGTGCCACATGCTTCAGGGCAAGCCTTGTGTAGTATTATAAGAGACGACTGAATACTGATACATGATTCAAAATGCCAACCTTATTATCTACactggccctgaagggacattgCAAATCACAACCACTTTACATTTAGCCTTCTTTCTGTATGTTTCAGCTGTGAAGCCAGAACCAGCCCCTGTACCCAAGGTCATTACCAATGGGACCAAAGCTAACCTAGATGAAAAGCGACTTGATGAGGAGACTATCATGAGGAACCGTGAACGTCTCTTCAATAAGACCAAGCCCAAGAAGCTTGAGAAACCGTAAGTTACCCCCTCCCCAACTCAACTCGAACTCCACCCCTCCTCCCCCTCCATCCCTCCCTCCGTCTCCCAAGAAGCTATAAAGGTGGCCCATCACACCTGCAATCAGTTTTATAAAGCTGTAAACTATGCTTAGAAAATTGTTCTGCAAAGCAGAATCTGgcaaaccagtcacaaacaatatAAATCACTGTTCCAAATGTTTTTGGGAATTGGGCCCAAGTCATTTTATCATGCAATTTTTAGGCAACCAAGTTCACACTAtctacaaattgtacatttattCTGgtatcactgtactagccaagagcCCTtaaagagaagacaaggaaggaagtttcactTAAGATGTTGGAGTAAAACTAGGAGAACTATTtgagggaaaacccatgcaatcaagTAGGGACTGTGAAAACCCAAACCGCATAGAGCCCTCGTTGTGATTCAAACTgaggtcctagaggtggaaggtgaagACAGACattaaagccttacttggtaactagtaattgggagctgttgatagtatgaaacattgtgagaaacggctcactccgaagtaacatagttttcgagaaagaagtaattttccacgaagttgatttcgagacctcagaattagattttgaggtttcaaaatcaagcatctgaaagcacacaacttcgtgtgacaaggttgtttctttcttttattattatctcgcaacttggaagaccaattgagctcaaattttcaaaggtttgttattttatgcatatgttgagatacaccaagtgagaagactggtctttgacaattaccaatagtgtccagtgtctttatattttgaatatctcctaggacttgtcctaacctATATCTTTGTGAATCTGACCCCAGACCAACCCACTCTTTTGTCATTTGTGCTGTTTCAGAAAAGTCAATAAGATCGAAGACAAGAAGAAGAAAGGGAAAGAGAGGAGACAGTGGACCAACGGAGGGACAACTAAAGATATGGCCGGACTGGACTACAGTGCAGAGAAGGGCGGTGACGGAGAAAACGGAGGGATGAATGGAGGAAGGAAGTTCCCATTGGAGGAACAGGTAAGGTGCTGGTCAGGGGACCACTATCATTGAGCTACCTCGTTGGGAATCACTCTCAAAAAACTAATGACAACAACAACTTTGGGTTAGAAGCCTACTGCAGCTTTCGAtagaataaagcattttgagaaacatttcactttttaGTAATGTGGTTTTGGAAAAAATGTGGtgtttatgccccaaaatttgaatctgccagtaatgttctcagattgtgtattcctattaagGATTTTTCTTCCTGCGTTGACATAATTTGCTCCAGATTTGtgacgatatctcaaaaatgctaccaccaaattgaaattgaaatttgcacatgttagttttatagTATATATACAGtgatataggattaaaacaatcaaacggttccaaaaaaccAAAGGAGTACTTTGCCTTCAAGTCTCTAAAGGGTCTAATATCGCAAATCTTGTTCTTGGGGTGTCAGATGGCCATGGTCGGCTCGATGGCGGGTGATCTTCAGAATATCGATGAGTCTAGCGgtgaagaggaggaggaggatgaggaggaggaggaagaagaagaagagcagGAGGTCACTGAGTCCAAGGGGAATGTCAAGACGCAGCAGCCGAGCAAGAGCAAGTAAGCAAGTATCTCTTTTTAATACTCATtactcaagaaaaaaaaaatccttttgtTCATAAGAAGTCTACTTTTCCAGATCTTGTTCCATGTAGCGTGCATGTACATCGTACGGGGCTACAAATTTACCCTGGGCCACAAGCCACAGGCAAGGAGTTTTAagtgtcaatcaatcaatcaatcaaccgcaGTGACAGCAAGGGTCTGTCGCACCGTTCTCCTGTGTCTACGCCCTACAGCCTCACGCCACATGTGGtcgactcttcctctgtactgtacacagatacagtgTCCTACATATAAGGGCTCATTTCTGTGGCGAAAATTTGTCAAAGCTTCATATCTTAAATCTTGCCTGCTAGAAGCCacttatttcaacagattcacattccttGGCAGCATTTATTTTTCTGCGGTAAGTTTTGGTTGTGAAATAATACAGCTCTTGACGTTGAAAAACTCCTGTTTTGATCGtgttctcacagtgttgtctgctgccgtgGGTGTTGATTGTGGTCTTGTTTGACTCTGGTCTtgtcaaaaacaacattttgacaaaaaaggaaGATCGCCAACAAAGGGCAAGATAGCTCTGTTGgtagaagcaggcatgcaactcttccgcgtttccgcggaattctgcgtttttaaaaaactgattagcgctaagaaaaacattccgcggttagcgcgatcttaagacaatttacaacaatgcaTCGTAACGCATGGTCTGGCCTCTGCCGCGGCACGCAATCCATTCTACTGCATGGTCAATCTAAAGCCCACAGCAAGCAATGCATACGTTTACACACTGCGTGCGGTCAAAGAATCTCAaacagtggaacgcaccccgtgGCGCAGGCGAGTTGTGTGCTAAACCAAGTTATTATACAGCCTTGAAATGAGTCTAAGGTCATGTCTTCGTTTGGTCCCGCTATTTTGCAATAGTATACacgttgtgtacatgtactgtgtgtgtgtgagttagttaccaaacgtacatgtatactgctGCTGTGTGCGAGTCTCACATTGCGCTACGAAACAGTCGCATCTTCAAACGCCCgtcaaaatgacatccaaaagaaaTGATATTTTAGAGCGGGCCGAGTGGTACCTGGCCAAATTAAAGCCATAGATAAAGGAGTAAAAAATACCTGGAAGTGGTTCTGGTTGGAAAAATAAGACGTAGACGGTAAACTGCTCTCCGAAACCGTCCGGAAAGTGGACAAGCCAGGAATGGCATATTGTGATGTGCAAGACGGCAAGCGGGGACAAGTGGCTCTCACCGACCATTGTAAGGCAGCAAAGCATcaggagttgattaagttgaggaaaactaactattgtttcccaggtagttatgaaatttgcataaaattattattccaccccccccccccccccaaaaaaaaaagaaaaaagaaataatcttttttttttttttttttttttgggggggggaataataattttatgcaaatttcataattacCTGGGAAACAGTAGTTAGTTTTgctcaacttaatcaactcccaatgctttgccaccttagaattacggtgcatacataggcaaggtgtttttccatgttattttagttgtatGAAACACTTTACTTTGTCTTTGCCATAcatgctaagattgatcctaagagtacactttttagggtaccattgtgggtcccgaaaagtttcctctttttttttcatcgggcagttgcatgcctgtagtTATTCAGTAGGTCATTAGTTCCAATCCCTCTCTTGTCAATTTTCctatgttcaaccccaaatcattttatttttcaacagGTCATCTAAGTCCAGTGGCTTTGGCGTCTTCAACATGTTCAGGGGCCTTGTTGGGTCCAAGACACTCACTAAGGAAGACATGGCCCCGGCAATGAATAAAATGAGAGATCATCTTACTGGTGAGTTTATCATCTTTAAAGATctcggacactattggtaattgtaaaagaccagccttctcacttaatatatctcaccatatgcataaaataacaaacctttgaaaatttgagttcaattggtagtcgaagttggttgttctttctcgaaaactatgttacttcagagttagccatttcacacaatgttttatactatcaacctctccccattactcgtaaccaagtaaggtttcatgctaataactattttgagtaattaccaatagtgtccactgcctttaaaagtattcATGTTTAGGGGCCTTGTGCCATTGCTATGGGAAAGGTAATGGCCCTGAAATGGATAATATTAGAAACCGCTATGTAGTGAAGATGTTCAAGGGGCTTTCAGAACAGTTCATACAATGACTAAAATGAGAGGCCACGTTTTAACATCACAAACATTTTTCCTTTTTCCCAGCCAAGAACGTGGCTTGTGACATCGCAGAGAAACTGTGCGAGTCTGTGTCTACCAAACTTGAAGGCAAAGTCTTGGGCACTTTAAACCGTAAGTAGTCTTCCTTTTATGTTGAAGGGTATACACGGTGAGATGCCGCATATTGCTGGCAGACCATGCAAGAAACACCAGGCAAACCCCTTCCTTTTTTAGCAATACATTGtgtaagtgtaactgggttctttttcgctcattacacaacacacacgacctacggctttatgtcccaaaGGAAGGATGGAGCAGTAATGGCATTGAATGCAAAGTTGTGTCTCGGTGTCTTTTGGATACTTCGACACTCTGTTTaatctttaatttttatttaaatatatttggactcccatttttaatattttttagcaaattttgacaccccTAAACCAAATCCGGGCTGAAACCTTGCTTGAATGTTTAAGtgctttttaaattatttattgtcgTTCAACAActcattcaaaacaaacaatataaaaCAAGTATTTATATACCCCCATATGCTAGGCCTCAAAGTGCTTACCATGAAAAAGAATACAGTAAGGTAAAAAGCAACTCAACATTTGCATTCATTGGTTAATACTGTTTTGAATCAACCAATCAGGTGTGACATCCGTGGTGCGAGAGGGCATCCAGGAATCTCTGGTCCAGATCTTATCTCCCCGTCGTCGCATCGACATCTTGCGAGACGCCATGGAAACACGCTCTCGTGGCCGACCTTACTCTATGGTGTTCTGCGGCGTGAATGGCGTAGGGAAGTCCACAAACTTGGCCAAGGTAAAGAATACTTCTGGGATTTGCTGCATAAAGCCTGGTCCGTACTTtatgcaaatgcgaatgcaaagcgaattctACTTAAATAGTCATTTTGATTTGCTGTCAATTGCTAGATTTGTTTCTGGTTGGTGGAGAACGGTTTCAACGTCTTGATCGCAGCATGCGACACTTTCCGTGCTGGGGCCGTGGAGCAGCTACGCACCCACACCCGTCATCTCAACGCTCTACATCCCGCCGAAAAACATGATGGGCGTGCTCCGGTCCAGCTGTACGAGAAGGGTTACGGGAAAGACGCTGCCGGTATCGCCATGGAGGCTATTAAATATGGTATGTTGTTggacacaataataataatatagtaattTTTATACAGCGCTGTACACACCCGGAGGccgtctcaaagtgcttccaacataattacccctgatcactggggCATCTAATTCTTAatttaaccatctcagctcacttgggagtattttatttatttattttttttttgaagggggGGATCCACAAGTTAGCAGGACTTGCAGCTGAACAAATTAATGGTCAAGAATTTGGCTAACAAGACCCGaatcaaaaggaaaaaaacaaaaattatcgACACAATTTA contains:
- the LOC117301839 gene encoding signal recognition particle receptor subunit alpha homolog gives rise to the protein MLDLFTIFSKGGIVLWYFQGTCQALGSSVNALIKSVILQERGGSDTFNHESLTLKYKLDNEFELIFVVAYQKILSLSYVDKFIDDIHLEFRDKYKEDLKIGSLFGKFDFTNEFQRVLQMAERENRDKAKLGKQMRTFEESQKSKKTIASMKIEPKKEEKNKSNKAKKAAVKPEPAPVPKVITNGTKANLDEKRLDEETIMRNRERLFNKTKPKKLEKPKVNKIEDKKKKGKERRQWTNGGTTKDMAGLDYSAEKGGDGENGGMNGGRKFPLEEQMAMVGSMAGDLQNIDESSGEEEEEDEEEEEEEEEQEVTESKGNVKTQQPSKSKSSKSSGFGVFNMFRGLVGSKTLTKEDMAPAMNKMRDHLTAKNVACDIAEKLCESVSTKLEGKVLGTLNRVTSVVREGIQESLVQILSPRRRIDILRDAMETRSRGRPYSMVFCGVNGVGKSTNLAKICFWLVENGFNVLIAACDTFRAGAVEQLRTHTRHLNALHPAEKHDGRAPVQLYEKGYGKDAAGIAMEAIKYARDYHFDVVLIDTAGRMQDNEPLMRALSKLIKINQPDLVLFVGEALVGNEAVDQLTKFNHALADHSDMQQPRLIDGIVLTKFDTIDDKVGAAISMTYTTGQPIVFVGTGQTYRDLRKLNVKAVVNALLKA